The following nucleotide sequence is from Aedes aegypti strain LVP_AGWG chromosome 3, AaegL5.0 Primary Assembly, whole genome shotgun sequence.
TTTAAATTAAGGCagagtttacaagttacttaggTTTTTGAAAGCATAATCCAAATAGTAGATCAACACCAATGCCCATATTTTACTTTACACTTTTTAACACTTTACGATAGCTCAAAATTTCGTCCAACGATATTTTTAAATCGATTTAGAGATGTAGCATCACTCTatattatagtgaatatttaagagtaaagttaccttaggcttctatagtggttatcacgcacaatggtatgggtgccctgtgtatgacgagcgtatgctagtctacgtgtgttcaaatgtcactaagctctattacagtctcctacaagattcacttttcggtggcaaatgcaatgcttcacaacgcctactttctacttgtaaattttgcgaaaatgaagctggaattagattttttatacCATTGGTTCAAAAGAGGTATTCCTTGTTATGGTAATGtaaaaacctgggagggaggcacataTACTACatacgaaatatgacacaacacttttccaaattgcaagataattcCCGACCACCAaccaatcaaggcaggcttgcgaAGAATCGctagttttattttattgtgtaccttcgatctttctggacaaacttgggaAAAGGGCCAttgttttatgtgcatcccattttaattttgattggaaaaacGTGTTTCAATcctttatattcgatcaaattaagaggtgctatcgtggcattgctttaGGGTGTGCAGGAATTGCTTTTCAATTGATCACacttaaattagaatgccgaatctcggctaattttaaccgagatccgcacagccgagaagTCGGCAAACTAATTTCCTGGAATCTcagtaaataaaagccgagtatcagtaaatcgtgctttgCTGCTAAGCAAACGAACaaattgttagctgagtctcggttaaaatcgggaaaccgagattcgcacagccgagctcgtgaaaaaaatctaagtgggattgttgtcaactttgttgaaatgcaaaaatatgttttgatcaattacgcgcttttctcatgtttgtccattctttaagatctgggctcacagtgacagttcgtgacagcagaatctcggctcactatgacgtacataaattttgtatcggtttctcccttcCAGGTAAAAACCATATTTTAGATAAGATTGTTGcgacttatttctactcagtgaatctactagtcattttcctcagagtcgaatttgataacgatgtatctagctagctaatagtaaaagtggctacggatcattctggttagcaaaaggcaaactgatcgtcgcaaatagtattaatgtccacttagAATAGATGCATtttttgaaatgggcatcaatgctATATCAACGACGCAGaacgtccgttggatcacatccgagatattagtgcgtctatgccatataaattatgacgcggctttaagcaaaaatgtcaaaatgtgataccaccactacaggttacgcctttaaaaagacaccgacacgttaatgcttccagtggacgatttgccctttgaaggaagcaccacactagacaacggactagcatgcaacgcccagtggcactgTCGAAAAACCttcctgatgaaaagttttccggactgaagcgggaatcgaacccacaccccttgactcgatgcggctgaatgcttggtaacactaaccgcacggccacgaagcccacgaagCCCAGCCTTTGGTGTCCATCTAATGGGCTAAAGGATTTTgtcctcccatcgcggcaaggtcgcataaccaaggggagggattttttagttttgatgGCTATTTATAATAATAACTATTAATGAAGCACCCTGTAAatcaatatagaaaacaatgtGAGAACTATTTTGTTTCAGGTAATACTCCTGGGAATCGGCGTTATCCTGGCTTTGTGTCACCTCGTTCCGTTTTTGCGACACTCTGttgtattttatttattgacTACTGTTATCGCTACTGGTACAGCCATGTTTCCCATTTTTGGCCAGCCAACAGTTCAAGTTTTATTCAAGTTTATCCTGAGTGACACTGATCGCATGCTGGTAATTGCACTATATATGACACTGCTGATCGTGACAAGCGTTTTCGTAGTTTGGCAAATCAACCGCCAGATCAGCGCCAATACGACTACCAGAAAAATGTTTCACATAATCATGGTACTGGTGTACCTTCCGGGACTTTGGTCACAATGTACACTGCTCTTCCTAGCTTCCGGACTGATGTTGGGATTACTGCTTATGTTAGAGGTAATTACAATTTTTACAGAAATGTCTATGCTCAAAATACATACATTTACTTTCTTTTTACTAGGCTGCCCGCATAATTCAGCTAAAGCCACTTTATCCATCACTTGACATGGCTGTACGTTGCTTCATAGATGAAAAGGATGCAGGCCCGGTTGCTCTTACGCCGATTTACTTGCTGGTAGGGTGTTCATTGCCTATGTGGCTACATCCAATGCCCTGTGATTTAACCGACTCTGCAGGATTAAATTTACTAAAGCTGTTAGCGGGAGTTCTATCGGTAGGAATCGGAGATACCATGGCCAGCGTTTGTGGTTATCTGATCGGCAAACACAAATGGCCTGGCACGTCCAAATCCGTCGAGGGCACCCTGGCAAGTGTCGTCGGTCAGGCTGGTTTGGTGTTCCTACTATATAGATTGAgctttattcatttgaatacgttaCGAGCTGCTACTGCTGGTGCTGCTATAATCTTAAATGCAATCGTTGAGGCTAAAACTAATCAAGTGGACAATCTTGTATTACCTTTGGTGACATATATTGTGTTAGGTACTGCTTAGAGAAAACTGAAGATTTATATATTTAATAAGATACCGTTCTTTTAATAAACTAAAGAATGTTTGTAATTTATGTTGTTAATCAGTACAGGGTGTCCACATATTATTCGTACAAACTCGAAAGACAAGCTGAACAAATCGAGAAATCCTTTTTCCTCTTTCTGACGTTCCGTTCCCACTAGCGCACTTTCAcggttattgactgagagctttctttgtcaattcatttttgcatgtgtatatcatgtggcagatacgaagatactctatgcccgggGAAGACACTCTAATTTTATCTGGGCCTCTTGAGCACACGCTGCGAACTGGACtgtcgaaattcatacatttttcctTATGAAAGCtgaaacgattattgcaatacgaacaaTTTATGTGGAACTGAACTCAGTCAAcgctgtaaaccttgtatgagTACCTGACCATTCTTCCGTCGCTGGAAAATAATTGGCCCTGAGCCAGTTATTCCGATTTCCAAGTGCTGGTGAAGCTTCAGATCAGTTCATAAGCGGCAACTTAGCACAAGCAATATTAGAATAGTTTGTAGTCGTCTCGTCGAGCTAAATTGTAcgttactgagccatctccaagggtggcgaagtatttaacaaatctatcaaagcagaattgcagtctcttggtcaaaGCGTTGACTATCCACTGCCGACCCAACTATCACATGGTAAATATTCatcgtgctgactcatttgtgtgtgataatTGTGAATCCGACAAGCTGCTCTtagtagttaaaaaaaaactgaaaaaaactagTTGTTTTTACTAGACGTACCTATTACCCGCTTtatgcttttgcttttgcttctgcaaacctggagcgtctgtactccatgttaggaacGACTCACAACAGcctctgttccccatgtcaggctgtcttaacctttcagtcgtcgcgcggtttgctatCGTCAAAACCACCACGTTGCTGTTGTTAATGAAGAGCGAGCTTTTTTCactagtgttgtacaaaatacaacagcgcgacgactgaagtgttaaatttcattatcatcagatcacgaaaaaagtgactttagtgaccattttcctgaaaaaaagtgactttttagtgaccatgtcgaaaaaaaatgacttacTACCAGCTCTGCGATACCACaacgacgtaaagggactagcgattggaagctcggtccgtggaactgtaaatctctcaacttcatcgggagcacacgcatactcgctgTCCAACGATAGCTCAGGCTTAGGTTTCGGCAGGAAAATCGGATGGTTTGGCACATTATCGAAAAACGTAAAAATACTTCCGTTCGATACCAGGTTCGGTTTATTTCTTCATTTTCGTTAGTACaagggatttgttctaagtgttacgtctgtttgtctgtggtacagTGTTGCTGGGTTGAATTCAAAAAT
It contains:
- the LOC5568847 gene encoding dolichol kinase isoform X2, which produces MDKTEKKSASKCITESCRNYGITTRPHASNGLWLASLLFMSQAVNVWNRDNHSVTLNYKRSTIVILLGIGVILALCHLVPFLRHSVVFYLLTTVIATGTAMFPIFGQPTVQVLFKFILSDTDRMLVIALYMTLLIVTSVFVVWQINRQISANTTTRKMFHIIMVLVYLPGLWSQCTLLFLASGLMLGLLLMLEAARIIQLKPLYPSLDMAVRCFIDEKDAGPVALTPIYLLVGCSLPMWLHPMPCDLTDSAGLNLLKLLAGVLSVGIGDTMASVCGYLIGKHKWPGTSKSVEGTLASVVGQAGLVFLLYRLSFIHLNTLRAATAGAAIILNAIVEAKTNQVDNLVLPLVTYIVLGTA
- the LOC5568847 gene encoding dolichol kinase isoform X1, with amino-acid sequence MDKTEKKSASKCITESCRNYGITTRPHASNGLWLASLLFMSQAVNVWNRDNHSVTLNYKRSTIVSFGLLLHSILIFISLRSGKCQRPGVKLLYTLFSIGTTSSLLMVCLKDNAIISSVSAILVVVLYDSIYFRLLKQMPKSFTLGEATVVGQGLTIFAYYAFLQLPRVVLDAKPSSDLNVMHLLLQVILLGIGVILALCHLVPFLRHSVVFYLLTTVIATGTAMFPIFGQPTVQVLFKFILSDTDRMLVIALYMTLLIVTSVFVVWQINRQISANTTTRKMFHIIMVLVYLPGLWSQCTLLFLASGLMLGLLLMLEAARIIQLKPLYPSLDMAVRCFIDEKDAGPVALTPIYLLVGCSLPMWLHPMPCDLTDSAGLNLLKLLAGVLSVGIGDTMASVCGYLIGKHKWPGTSKSVEGTLASVVGQAGLVFLLYRLSFIHLNTLRAATAGAAIILNAIVEAKTNQVDNLVLPLVTYIVLGTA